One part of the Arachidicoccus terrestris genome encodes these proteins:
- a CDS encoding M1 family metallopeptidase produces MRRYNSTFSTPLYLLAAGMLVFGPLKAQKYDAHAAFAPNLYTQSGNEFRSGNGDPGPKYWQNRADYQIKASFDSSSHVLKGVAEIDYTNNSGDNLPYIWLELDQNTEKPDALSNILNPSKKELAPDLGFHFTKVQIGARGNWQDVKYHVEGTRMQLILPQVLKGAGAKLQIRLDYSFELQSSSAGDRAGYMATPEGTIFEFGYWFPRVCVYDDQRGWNTLPFIGGGEFYFEYGDMDYTITAPSGMLAVGAGALMNAGEALDTKLYDRLQKAKTSDKTVIIRTKEDVKNGVATKQKNGTTTWHFQMKNTRDVAFALSTAFIWDGAKINLPSGKTSFAQSVYPISSARSDSSWVRATEFLKASVEDFSTRWFEYPYPEATNVAGPIGGMEYPGLTFDHHSVSGKVLFMLVSHEIGHTWFPMIVGSDERRVPFMDEGFNTFIDIYAQQYFNKGEFAPKRDGEYAPGGGNPADEIVPVIKEVQNGPTLMTPPDWQDYKFVHPMSYFKTAFGLVLLREVILGPERFDYAFRHYTAKWAYKHPMPTDFFRSMENGAGEDLGWFWRGWFYNNWQLDQAVTKVDYVDDDPTKGALITIKNKEQLPMPVTVTIQQSKGAAIDVQLPVEIWQRGDSWTFKVNSTSKLKRVQLDPKAVLPDLDRSNNRWEP; encoded by the coding sequence ATGCGCAGGTACAACTCTACATTTTCTACGCCTCTTTATTTATTAGCTGCAGGAATGCTGGTTTTTGGGCCCCTGAAAGCCCAGAAATATGATGCTCACGCGGCATTCGCTCCAAATTTGTATACACAATCGGGTAATGAATTCAGAAGCGGTAACGGTGACCCCGGTCCCAAATACTGGCAGAACAGAGCCGATTATCAGATTAAGGCATCTTTTGACAGCAGTTCCCATGTATTAAAAGGTGTAGCTGAAATAGACTACACGAATAATAGCGGTGACAATCTTCCTTATATATGGCTGGAACTGGATCAGAATACCGAGAAACCAGATGCGCTGTCCAATATCCTGAACCCTTCCAAGAAAGAACTGGCACCTGATCTGGGCTTCCACTTTACCAAAGTACAGATTGGAGCCCGCGGTAACTGGCAGGATGTAAAATATCATGTGGAAGGTACGCGCATGCAACTTATTTTGCCTCAGGTCCTGAAAGGTGCCGGCGCCAAGTTGCAGATCAGGCTGGATTACTCCTTCGAATTGCAATCATCTTCCGCCGGAGACCGGGCTGGCTATATGGCTACTCCAGAAGGAACCATTTTTGAATTCGGCTATTGGTTTCCCCGCGTCTGTGTCTATGATGATCAAAGAGGATGGAATACGCTGCCTTTTATCGGCGGTGGAGAGTTCTATTTTGAATATGGCGATATGGATTATACCATCACGGCCCCTTCAGGGATGTTAGCCGTAGGTGCCGGTGCATTAATGAATGCAGGTGAAGCGCTGGACACTAAACTGTATGACAGGCTTCAAAAAGCAAAGACCTCTGATAAGACAGTTATCATCAGAACAAAAGAAGATGTCAAAAACGGTGTAGCCACCAAACAAAAAAATGGCACCACCACCTGGCATTTTCAGATGAAAAACACACGTGACGTAGCGTTTGCCTTATCTACAGCATTTATTTGGGATGGCGCAAAGATTAATCTGCCCAGTGGCAAAACCAGTTTTGCCCAGTCCGTATACCCGATCAGCAGTGCCCGGTCTGACAGTAGCTGGGTCCGCGCCACCGAATTTCTTAAAGCATCTGTAGAAGATTTTTCAACCCGCTGGTTTGAATATCCATACCCCGAGGCGACCAATGTCGCCGGCCCGATTGGCGGAATGGAATATCCGGGGCTTACCTTCGACCATCACAGTGTCAGTGGAAAGGTGCTGTTTATGTTAGTCTCCCATGAAATCGGTCACACCTGGTTCCCCATGATCGTGGGTTCAGATGAAAGGCGGGTACCCTTTATGGATGAAGGCTTCAATACCTTTATCGATATCTATGCGCAGCAGTATTTTAATAAGGGAGAATTTGCACCGAAAAGAGATGGAGAATATGCACCCGGCGGAGGGAATCCTGCAGATGAGATCGTTCCTGTCATCAAAGAAGTGCAAAACGGGCCGACACTCATGACACCTCCGGACTGGCAAGATTATAAATTTGTGCATCCCATGAGCTATTTCAAAACAGCTTTCGGTCTGGTGCTCTTAAGAGAAGTTATACTCGGGCCTGAGCGTTTTGATTACGCGTTCAGACATTATACAGCTAAATGGGCTTATAAACATCCAATGCCCACGGACTTTTTCAGAAGTATGGAAAATGGTGCCGGAGAAGATCTGGGCTGGTTCTGGAGAGGCTGGTTCTATAATAACTGGCAATTAGACCAGGCCGTCACCAAAGTGGATTACGTAGATGATGACCCTACCAAAGGTGCACTTATCACCATTAAAAATAAAGAACAATTACCCATGCCGGTAACGGTGACCATCCAGCAAAGCAAAGGCGCCGCAATTGATGTGCAACTGCCTGTAGAGATATGGCAAAGGGGTGACAGTTGGACCTTCAAGGTGAATTCAACTTCCAAACTGAAGCGCGTGCAGTTAGATCCAAAAGCCGTTCTACCTGACCTAGATCGCAGCAACAACCGTTGGGAACCATAA
- a CDS encoding C40 family peptidase — protein sequence MKTRHSRSFSLPVYLLLAIGSVSIFSCSSVRKTSTSAAKTTQSGPRFLDDIRVNPGDRISSRNKSYGYTEKVPEDKEPAEEPGANLTLNEATLVRKYADILGVDDKKVNNIDLIEEIDDWYGTPYRYGGSSKNGIDCSAFSRTLFNDVFNAAIPRTAQEQYDYCDHIKKSQLKQGDLVFFHTTGGGRITHVGVYLQNGKFVHASTSSGVMISDLDDYYWRRVYRAAGRLPKAELTKN from the coding sequence ATGAAAACCAGACATTCACGCTCCTTTTCACTACCGGTTTACCTGTTACTGGCAATAGGTAGTGTTTCTATCTTCTCCTGCAGCAGTGTACGTAAAACAAGTACCTCTGCTGCCAAAACCACCCAAAGCGGGCCGCGGTTTCTGGATGACATCCGTGTCAATCCTGGCGACCGGATATCTTCCAGGAACAAGAGTTACGGATATACAGAAAAGGTACCTGAAGACAAGGAACCTGCGGAGGAACCCGGCGCGAACCTAACCCTTAATGAAGCGACCCTTGTCCGTAAATATGCTGACATATTAGGCGTTGACGATAAAAAGGTAAATAATATTGATCTTATTGAAGAGATCGACGATTGGTACGGCACACCCTATAGATATGGCGGCAGCTCAAAAAACGGAATAGATTGCTCTGCGTTTTCCAGGACCCTCTTTAATGATGTATTCAATGCGGCTATTCCCCGTACCGCACAGGAACAGTATGATTATTGTGACCATATTAAAAAAAGCCAGTTAAAGCAAGGTGATTTAGTCTTTTTTCATACCACCGGAGGCGGTAGAATTACCCATGTAGGCGTTTATCTGCAAAATGGCAAGTTTGTACACGCATCTACCAGTTCCGGTGTGATGATCAGCGACCTTGATGACTACTATTGGCGCCGCGTCTACAGGGCAGCAGGCAGACTACCGAAAGCCGAGCTGACTAAAAATTAA